A window of Maioricimonas rarisocia genomic DNA:
CAACGAACGTTCACGGCGTTGCCTGCCTGGCGGGTGACGCCGTTTCTCATTCCGAGGCCGGTGGAGTGCGGCGCCTGCGGCGACGCCGTCGGCGTCGACGCTTTCGGGCAGGCTCTCCCTCGTGGCTGGCTGCAGTCGCGCCACCAGGCTCATCCCGGCTGCTCGCGGCCTCCCGGGACGCACCGCTCTCGAGCGATGTGTCGACGCTGGCCGGCGATGTTGTCTCCGGCCCAACCGTCCCTGAGGTCGTGCCTGCGCCGCCGCGCTCCAGCTCCTCAGCCTCGGCGGCCGGGCCAAATCGCTGCCGGGAAAGTTCGACCAGCTCGTGGTTGAAGATCCGCACCAGGGCGTGCAGGCAGGAGGCAACGATCGGACCGATGAAGACACCCCACAGGCCGAGCACCTGCAGTCCTCCCAGCACACTGATGAGTGCCAGCAGCGGATGCAGCTTGATGTCGGTATTCAGCACATAGGTCCGCACGACGTTGTCGAGCACGCCGACGAATGCCGCGCCGTAGATCGCCAGCAGTGTCGCCTGGATCCAGTGCCCCTGCACGAACAGGACGATCGCACACGGCCCCCAGACCAGCCACGTCCCGGCCATCGGAATCAGTGCCGAAACCGTCGCGAGCAGTGTCAGCACCATGAAGTGCCCGAAGCCGAGCAGGAGCAGCACGACCGACGTCGCCATTCCCTGCACGATCGCCGCCAGAAACGTCGCCACCACGACCGACCGGACCGCAGTCGCGAACTCGTGCCGCAATTGCCGCTGGTACTCGACATGGACCGGAATCAGCTCTTCGGTGGCGTCGATCAGGACCGTACCATCCGCGAGAAAGTAGTAGAGCGCCACCACGAAGATCACGAGCGAGAGCAGCACAGCGACCGTCGTGGCAAGAATCCCGGTCAGCACGTCGAATGTCTGTCCGGCCAGTCCCAGCGACCGGTCGCCCAGTCCCCGCAGCAGATCCCGCAGCTTCCGCTGTACGAGCTCGCGCCACTGCTCGGGCGTCCGCTGGTACGACGCCGGCAGCATGTCGTTGATGACGTTCGTCGCCTGCTGCGAGAACGACGCCTCCCCTTCGATCTCTGCGTCCACCGAGCCGAACAGATTGCGCCAGGCGGTGTCGTCAGAGACGTTGAGGGCGAAAACGTAAAGCTGCAGCGACGCCATCAACGTCCCGACCAGCAGCGGGATCATGATCGCCGCGACCACACTGGCCGTCGTCAGGCCCGCCGACAGTCGCAATTTCTGTCCGGTCCGAACCAGAAAGTATCGGAAGACCGGCTGGCACAGGAGCGCCACCACCCCGGCCAGGAACAGCGGCAGCAGGTACGGGGCAATGACCCGGAAGAAGGTGATCCCGAGGACGATGATCAGTGTCAGCAGGATCGAAAGCGATACCAGTCGAACCATGGTCCCGCAATGGCTGGAGGAAGGCGAACGCGCGACAGGGGACCGCATTCTTGCATGCCGTCGCCTACGTTACCACGTCGCGCCCACAGACCGGAAACATCAGCGGGACCGATGCCCTGGCCAGCGCCTCAGTCGTACAGCCAGACGTCCACCATCGTCCCGGGAGGAGCTCCTTCGCTGCCCGCCGGCACAACCACGAAACCATCTGCTCGGGTCGTCGACGAAAGAATTGACGCGCCGCTGAGGGCCAGCGGTTCGATCCCCGCGTCCGTCCGGCGGACACGACAGTAATCGACCCGGCCGATCGCCGAAGAGATCTTGCGCGTCAGCGGAGCCTGCAGACTGCGGTACGGCCACTCGCCGGGGCGTCCTCCCAGGCGGCGAATGGCGCGGCCGGCGAAGAAGTCGTAGGCGCACAGGCACGAGACCGGGTTGCCCGGCAACAGAAAGACGACTGTCTCGCCGATCCGCCCCATCCCGGTGGGACTCGAGGGCCGCATTGCGATTCCGTGCACTGCGAGTTCCCCCAGTTCGGCCAGCAGTCCGGGAGCATGATCTTCCGCTCCCACGCTGGAACCACCCGACACCAGCACGACGTCGACATCTCCTTTCGTCAGTGCCGCCGCGATTGCGTCCCGGTCGTCGTCAACAAAGTCGACGCGCGCGAGTGCGCCGCCATCCCGCTCGACGAGTGGACGCAGGATCGCCGAGTTCGCCTCGTAGATCTGATGCTCGCCGCGCGGCTGTCCGGGTCGGACCAGTTCGTTCCCCGTCACCAGGATGCCGACGCGCGGCCGCTTCCAGACCTCGACCCGATCCTGCCCGAGCGAGGCGAGCACTCCCAGATCCTGCGGTCGCAACCGTCGACCGGAGTGCAGGACGACATTCCCTGCCGCAATGTCCTCGCCAACACGACCGACATGTTTCCACTGCCCGACCGGCAGCGTCAGCTCGACCGTTTCGTTCTCCTGGCGGGCGTACTCGGCCGGCACGACTGCATCGGCTCCATCCGGCAATGGCGCGCCGGTCATGATCCGGACAGCCTCGCCCGGATGCACCGTCACCTCACACGCACGTCCGGGAAGCGCTTCCCCCACCACTCGAAACGGCACCGGATTGTAATCCCCCGCGCCGATGGTCTCGCCGGATCGGACGGCATACCCATCCATGGCGGAGCGGTCGAAACCGGGAACGTTCATGTCGGCAACAACATCGCCGGCGAGCGTCCGGCCCCACGCCTGGTCCAGCGGTACCCGCTCGGTGGGCCCGGGCTTTGTCGCTGCTTCCACCCAGGCGACTGCCGTCTCGACCGTCTCGCGGGACACGAAGCCCCGCATCCGCACGTCGCCCTCCGATTGCCTGCTCATGAGTCGTTGCGCCTCGATGAACGCATCTGCGAAAGTCGCCCCCGGCACGTCATGATAATCGCCCTGGCGCAAGCAAACACCCCGCCAGATCGGACGGGGTGTTCGAGAGAGAGAACGTTTCGTGCCGGGCGACGGCTCACCAGCCTTCGTTGTACGAGCCGCCATCACAGGTGATGCTGTTTTCTTCGTCGCACATGTCGAAGGAGTCCTCAAAGTGACTACCGCCGAATGCGCCCTTGCAGCCATGAGCGCCGGAGAAGGCGAAGCTCTGGTTGATGCTGCCGAATGCCGAACCAACATCTTCGAGTTCTTCATTGACGGCGATCGAGACTTCGCTGAGGCCGACGATCAGTCCGAGGACGACGATGGTCGCCACCAGAACCAGTTCTGCCGAAACGATAAAACCGGCCTCGTCGTTCCACAGGCTTTCTGCGATGTGCAACATGGTACGTCTCCTCGGGAATCTGGTCTGTTGCGTGATGAATTTGTCGACGCCGCGAAGGTTGGTCTGTGGTTCGGGAGGCGACGACAAATTCCGGTCCAAAGCAAACTGAGGCGGGGGATTGACAACCCGCGTTGCCGGGAACGTAAAGCAACCGAAATGCCGCAGCGTGCCGGCGCGCCACGAAAACGAAGCGCCGCGCCCCGAAGGCAGATCGCAACAGAAAGCGGGACAAGCAGTTGAAGCAAATGCGCCCATCTCTGAGCGCAGTGCTGTGCGTTCCCCCGGTCAGATGGGGGCCCGCTGCCGATTCGCAACGCCGCCGGGGTCTGCACCGGCGGGAATCAGGCGCAAAATGTTATCAGATAGCCGTTAACGACCAGAAGTCGCCCCGCCGCAACATGATGCCGGCTGGCAACGCCAGAATTGCCCACGCCAGCCGGGTCCGTCTGGACGGTACGGAACCGGCCGCGGCAGTGTTCCGCGTCGAGGTATGGGATCGAGCCTGCGGGAACGGGAGATCCGCTCAGACCTGCCATTCGTGCCAGCAGGTGCTGCACTGAAAGCCAACCACGGTCGCCGTCAGAGGAATGATCGCACCATTCCGGTTCAGAGCGTGATCGTCCAGTTCGCGGGCCTCTACGGTCACACGACGGCACCGAGGGCAGGAGCGGTTCTGGAATTCGTGGCGAGCGCGGTCGACGGCACGATGGCAGCGGCGTGCAGCCAGGGCTTCGCGAGCTTCACGAAACGAGAGAAACTTCGGCTCCGGCGTGGCATCGGCCGGACGGTGCAGGGTCAAATGGCTCATCCTTGAGCACCTTCCTGACAGCAGCTTTCGGAATGTCGCTGAGCATCTCAGGCGTCGGATCCATCCGACGGCGGGCCGAAAATACCTCAGGCAGCCGACTGCGTGCAAGTCTCCTTTCCTGCAGAATCCGCAGGACCGGAACATCTTCACGGAGACTCCGCATCCGGCCCGACTACCTGCGGGAGGCCCCCTTCATCAGGATCCACCCGAAGACGGCAATCCCGATCAGGATGCAGCCATAGCCCATCGGCGTCAGATTCTGCCAGGAATTGACCAGATAGTTCTGGTACCACCGGAGTTGTGTCTGAACAGCAAATGTCAGTCGGTCGATCATGTCCGACCAGGTCCTGAGTGAAAAGGCAGACCCGCGCGAAATCTCAAGCAGCTGAACGCTAGCTCGCATTCCGCCACTCAGCAAACGGGACTTGTCGCCGAGTCTATCCCCCCCGGGACTGTTCGAAGTGGTCGCGAGTGACACCGCGCGGGAAGGGCTGGCGCTGCCTGGCGCTCAGGCGAGGCCGGTCCGAATCTCCGAGAGAGCCCGTTCGACTTCGGGACGAGCCTGCTCGAGCAGTTCGCGGGACCGTCCCAGGTCACCTGCGCCGGCGGCCGCTTCCAGTTCTGCGAAGGTCTCCCCTCCGGCTGCCTCGAAGGTCCGCAGGTTGCTCTTGAGCGTGTGAGCAGCCCGGCGGGCCGTGGAAGCGTCTTCCGAGGTGAGGGCATCCTCCAGCTTGCTCATCATGGCCGGGACCTCCGCCAGGAAGGCCCCCGCGACTTCGCGAAGCAGATCATCGTCACCGTTCACGATGCTGTGCACCAGATCCCAGTTCACCGCAGGCGAATTCTCCGCGCCGTCTGTCTCTTTCACAGCCTGCTCCTGTGTCATCGGCTCGCCCGATCGGGAGCCCTTCTCACCGGTTTCACCCGCACTTCCGGCCCGCGACGGATCCTCGATCCGCCCGACAGCCGCGGGGCGTTCCTCCCCGCGCTGATTCTCCGCCGCGCAGGCAACCAGAGCGTCGGAAAGATCCTGAGGGCGGACCGGCTTGGAGACATACGCATCCATGCCCGAACTGAAGCATCGCTCCCGATCGCCCCGCATCGCGTGCGCCGTCATTGCCACGATCGGCACATGCGTTCCGTGGGTCTCTTCCCACTTCCGGATCTCTTCGGTCGCTTCCAGACCGTCCATTTCCGGCATCTGGACGTCCATCAGAATCACGTCGAAACGGTTGGTTGTGGCGGCAGCGACAGCCTCGAGCCCGTTGTGGGCGACTGTCACGTCATGTCCCCACCGGGACAGCAGCCCGATCGCCAGCTTCTGGTTCGCCAGGCTGTCTTCGGCCAGAAGAATCGACAGCGGCCCGAGTGTGCCGGCCTTTTCGTTCGAGATCGAGTACCGGATCTCCATCGGAACATCTGCCGGACACAAGGCCGCCACGATCGCATCGAACAGCTCTGACTGCTTGATCGGTTTGAGCAGGTACGAAGCGATTCCGTGCTGGTCACACAGCTCTGCATCCTCGGTTCGGTCCAGCGACGTCAGCATCATCACGACGGGCGTCTCGATGGCATCCGATTCGCGAATCGCATCCGCCAGCATGAAGCCGTCCATCGCCGGCATGCTGCAGTCCGTGATGATCAGTCGGAACGGATCTTCGGTCGACGACGCTTCGCGCAGCCTCTCGAGCGCCTCGGCTGCGTCGGACGCGCTGGTTGGCCGCATCCGCCAGTTGTTGCACATCTCCTCCAGAATCTGCCGGTTGGTCGCGTTGTCATCCACGATCAGCAGCCGCAGTCCGGTCAGCGACGTCCCGTCGACTGCGGGGACGAGAGTCTCGCCCGGCGGCAGGACCTGGAACTCGAGAGCGAAGTAGAAGCGGCTGCCGTGGTCCGGTTCGCTGTCGACGAGCAACGTACCCCCCATCAGCGAGACCAGTCGCTGCGAGATCGTCAGTCCCAGCCCCGTTCCGCCGTATCGCCGCGTTGTCGACATGTCGGCCTGTTCGAACGGCTGGAAGATCCGCATCTGCTGTTCCGGCGTGATCCCGATGCCGGTATCGGCGACGGAAAACATCAGCTGCACTGACTCGTCGCCGCAGTCCTCGACCGAGACGTCGAGTACGACTTCTCCCTCCTGAGTGAACTTGATCGCGTTCCCGACCAGGTTGACGATCACCTGCCGCAGCCTCATCGCGTCGCCGCACAGGTACTGCGGAACCTCGCCGGCAATGTGACAGGCCAGTTCGAGCCCCTTGGT
This region includes:
- a CDS encoding AI-2E family transporter yields the protein MVRLVSLSILLTLIIVLGITFFRVIAPYLLPLFLAGVVALLCQPVFRYFLVRTGQKLRLSAGLTTASVVAAIMIPLLVGTLMASLQLYVFALNVSDDTAWRNLFGSVDAEIEGEASFSQQATNVINDMLPASYQRTPEQWRELVQRKLRDLLRGLGDRSLGLAGQTFDVLTGILATTVAVLLSLVIFVVALYYFLADGTVLIDATEELIPVHVEYQRQLRHEFATAVRSVVVATFLAAIVQGMATSVVLLLLGFGHFMVLTLLATVSALIPMAGTWLVWGPCAIVLFVQGHWIQATLLAIYGAAFVGVLDNVVRTYVLNTDIKLHPLLALISVLGGLQVLGLWGVFIGPIVASCLHALVRIFNHELVELSRQRFGPAAEAEELERGGAGTTSGTVGPETTSPASVDTSLESGASREAASSRDEPGGATAASHEGEPARKRRRRRRRRRRRTPPASE
- a CDS encoding molybdopterin molybdotransferase MoeA; the protein is MSRQSEGDVRMRGFVSRETVETAVAWVEAATKPGPTERVPLDQAWGRTLAGDVVADMNVPGFDRSAMDGYAVRSGETIGAGDYNPVPFRVVGEALPGRACEVTVHPGEAVRIMTGAPLPDGADAVVPAEYARQENETVELTLPVGQWKHVGRVGEDIAAGNVVLHSGRRLRPQDLGVLASLGQDRVEVWKRPRVGILVTGNELVRPGQPRGEHQIYEANSAILRPLVERDGGALARVDFVDDDRDAIAAALTKGDVDVVLVSGGSSVGAEDHAPGLLAELGELAVHGIAMRPSSPTGMGRIGETVVFLLPGNPVSCLCAYDFFAGRAIRRLGGRPGEWPYRSLQAPLTRKISSAIGRVDYCRVRRTDAGIEPLALSGASILSSTTRADGFVVVPAGSEGAPPGTMVDVWLYD
- a CDS encoding branched-chain amino acid aminotransferase; its protein translation is MLHIAESLWNDEAGFIVSAELVLVATIVVLGLIVGLSEVSIAVNEELEDVGSAFGSINQSFAFSGAHGCKGAFGGSHFEDSFDMCDEENSITCDGGSYNEGW
- a CDS encoding PAS domain-containing hybrid sensor histidine kinase/response regulator, translating into MSRSTITFSRMMIVLLLAAAIFSTDLFLPVRTATGVLYVAVLLLTLSWNSRRFTVGVAVAASVLTVLGYSAGVARTGGVSLIGVENIGLSLFAIWTSTVLCLQHQAVRLRLRSSNERLEARVRLRTEALQVAVDDLRNEVSARERAQAELEHEKMLLDGLMTAVPDDIYFKDTDGRYIRINQAKADRSGLERPEEAMGMSDFDFFQREHAQASREEEVELMRLGEPLVDLEERLVWPDGHESWVSATKVPLRNREGTIIGTLGISRDITKHHEMEAALQRERDRLRTLIDHLPDYIFIKDAECRFVTVNKSHIEIFGCASEDEIVGKTDFDFCPPELARIYQEDDLRVLQTGMTLVNREEEMVAPSGERRWILTTKVPLRDEHDRIMGLVGICRDITKRKRAEEELRAAKEAAEVANRAKSEFLANMSHEIRTPMNAIIGMTGLVLDTRLSRDQREYLETVRDSADSLMGIINDILDFSKIESGKIELEMRQFEIREWLGDTMKSLGIRAHTKGLELACHIAGEVPQYLCGDAMRLRQVIVNLVGNAIKFTQEGEVVLDVSVEDCGDESVQLMFSVADTGIGITPEQQMRIFQPFEQADMSTTRRYGGTGLGLTISQRLVSLMGGTLLVDSEPDHGSRFYFALEFQVLPPGETLVPAVDGTSLTGLRLLIVDDNATNRQILEEMCNNWRMRPTSASDAAEALERLREASSTEDPFRLIITDCSMPAMDGFMLADAIRESDAIETPVVMMLTSLDRTEDAELCDQHGIASYLLKPIKQSELFDAIVAALCPADVPMEIRYSISNEKAGTLGPLSILLAEDSLANQKLAIGLLSRWGHDVTVAHNGLEAVAAATTNRFDVILMDVQMPEMDGLEATEEIRKWEETHGTHVPIVAMTAHAMRGDRERCFSSGMDAYVSKPVRPQDLSDALVACAAENQRGEERPAAVGRIEDPSRAGSAGETGEKGSRSGEPMTQEQAVKETDGAENSPAVNWDLVHSIVNGDDDLLREVAGAFLAEVPAMMSKLEDALTSEDASTARRAAHTLKSNLRTFEAAGGETFAELEAAAGAGDLGRSRELLEQARPEVERALSEIRTGLA